The DNA window GGCCAGGGCTTTCACCGCATCGGCTTCCTCCATACCACCAGTCCTCACCCTTACCACTTTGAATCCAGCTTTCTCCAGTGCTTTCTCCACGTCATCACCATAGCGGATGTTCACAACACTCCTGATTGCTGGCCTGCGCTTCATAACCTCTAGGAGAAGCCCAGCGGTGAACTTGCTCGCTCCGAACTCCGGAGGAAGGGCGAAGGGCCTGCCCTTGACGAGGGTTATCCTGCCGGGAACTGAGGCAACATCTGAGGGGGTTTTTGCTTCAGGAAGGGCATAGGCAAAGTTGCTCCTGACCTCTGGGATGAGACCACCGAATCCCTCAAGCGCGAGAAGCTCCCTCAGTGCAATACCCAGCTCGGAGAGGACGTCCTTTTCCGGGGTGGTAGCGAAGAACTGGGAGCACAGCTCAGTGCTGACTCTAGCATAGCGGGAGTAATGCTCGCAGATGTCCCTTTCTCTAAAGAGGCTAATAAGGCGCCTAGTCGTGAAGAGGATGATCTCCTCCTTCCGCGCACCGTCCTCTACCAGTCTGGCGATCTCCTCTGCGAGTACGTCAAGAAGCCTCCCAACCTCGCGGGGCGGTGCTTTAACCCCGCCAGAAAGGTACTTGCTAACCATCGCCTGAGTCGTTCCGAGCCACGTGGCTATCTGGGCCTGAGTAAAACCCTTGGAGTACAAAATCTTTGAGACTCTCGCGCGAAGGTAAGGCATGAGCTCCTCCGCTATGTAAACACTGGGAACTTTCATCGCCCTCACCCTACAACCGGGTTATTCAACTGCATTAAGTTTAAATCGTTATTGTCGTCAAGTGTATGTAAAAAAAGCTTTAAAAACCCACCGATTTTTACACCGGAAGGGCACTTATGGACTGGAAAGGTCGCGACGTAATAAGCATAAGGGACTTCTCAAAGGAGGACATCGAGTTTGTTTTGAAGGTTGCCGAGCGGCTTGAGGAGGAGCTGAACGAGAAAGGCTCTCTCGACTACGCCCGCGGGAAGATCCTCGCAACGCTCTTCTTCGAGCCCTCGACGAGGACGAGGCTGAGCTTCGAATCAGCCATGCACAGGCTCGGCGGTTCCGTTATAGGCTTCTCCTCTGCCTCGAGCACGAGCGTCAAGAAGGGGGAGAGCTTAGCTGACACGATAAAGACCGTCGAGCAGTACAGCAACGTAATAGTTATCCGCCACCCGATGGAGGGGGCGGCGAGGCTGGCAGCCGAGGTCGCCGAAATCCCGGTCATCAACGCAGGCGATGGAAGCAACCAGCACCCGACGCAGACTCTTCTCGACCTATACACGATAAAGAAAGCCTTTGGAAAGATAGACGGACTCACAATAGGCCTTCTTGGAGACCTGAAGTATGGTAGGACTGTTCACAGCCTTGCTGAAGCCCTGGCATTCTACGACGTCGAGCTCTACCTGATTTCGCCGGAGCTCCTGCGGATGCCGAAGCACATCGTTGATGAGCTCCGCGAGAGGGGCGTTAAGGTCCACGAGACGACCGACCTTGAGGGCGCGATTCCAGAACTCGATGTACTCTACGTCACGAGGATACAGAGGGAGCGCTTCCCGGACGAGGAGGAGTACCTGAAGGTGAAGGGGAGTTACCAGGTAAACATAGGGGTGCTGAAGAACGCCAAGGAAACGCTCAAGGTTATGCATCCTCTCCCGAGGGTTGACGAGATCCACCCAGAGGTTGACAAGACTAAGCACGCGCTCTACTTCAGGCAGGTGTTCTCTGGCGTACCGGTCAGGATGGCCCTTCTCGGACTGACGCTCGGAGTTCTGGAGGTGTGAAAAATGCCCGAGAACCTCAAGATCGAGGTAATCCCAGAGGGAACCGTGATAGACCACATCCCAGCGGGCAAGTGGCTCAAGGTCATTGAGATACTCGGCCTCACAAAACCCAACGGGGGAACGCTCCTCATAGCTTCGAACGTTCCCAGCAAGAAGCTCGGAAGGAAGGACATAGTGAAGGTGGAGGGGAGATACCTTAGCGAGGAAGAGGTGAACAAGATAGCCCTCATAGCGCCAATGGCGACTGTAAACATCGTGAAGGACTACAAGATAATCGAGAAGTTCAACGTTGAGGTACCAGACGAGATAACGGGAATCCTCAAGTGCCCGAACCCGAACTGCGTCAGCAACCACGAGTACGTTACGCCGAGGTTCCACGTCGAGAGCAGAGACCCGCTTAAGCTCCGCTGCCACTACTGCGAGAGGACGATTGAAGGAGAAGACATCATGGGGAGCCTCTGACGACCATAGCGGAAAACTTAAAACCCTCTTTTCTAAATTTTGATCGTGAGTGGTATGAAGAAAAACGCATTAGTGTTGGTAATTGCTTCCCTAATCATCATGTTGCTGGTCGGAGGAGTGTTGATTGTTCACACTCCTAACGGGAAAGACCCAAGCTCTGAGGATGTTAGGGTCTACGTAATGCTCCTTGAGGAGAATGCGGCCTTTGAGATGGCAGACTTCTCAATTAAGGTTGGTAACGCCCTCCTAACCGAAACCAACAGACCAGTTTTGGCATATCGGGGAAAGCCCGGGGAGATCAAACTGGATGCCCATGGCGCGACCAGAAACTGGAATGGGATCAAGTTCAACGTAGAGGGAGGCATTATCATCAACGCTACAGAGGGAGGAAAAGACTACTTAGTGACCATTGAGGCCACTCACGAACCAGGGGTTTTCGTCTTAAAGCAAGTCCCAGAGCTGAGCGGAGTCATTGGAAAAGACGTGCCAGAAACGCTGTTCCTTGAGGATTATCCAGTAGTTGAAGAGGTAATGAGGGAAGCCGGCACCCTGGGAGAACTAGAGAGAAACCAGGAACTGCGAGATACATATTTGCGGCTATGGGGCGAGACCGGGAACTTGAACTATCTCCTCGCCTATCGGGATCTGAGCTACCATATGAAGACCCTCGCCCTCCTGAAGAAGCTCGGAAAACTGGACGCCGTTGGGGTAAAGACCTACGTAATGGACATGATCGCGACAGACTATTACTACAGCCGCTTTAACCGGCCAGGAAAAAAGGACATGACGCTAGTTTTTGGCAACAGCTCTCCATATTACGGAACTATCAAAGCCACTGATGGCCCAATCAAAAGCAACCTGCCCTTCGTGTATTATCCAGCACGCGGCTTCAACCTCTATCCTGTATCCGCGGTTCACTGGGCGCATAGCTACCTCCTCATGGGGAGGCGCGACCTTACTTTGGAGATACTCGATCAGCTCATGCCCTTCGTTGAGTATGGAGAATACAACGGGGAAACCTTCGCAATTCTTCCTGTGTACTTCCATTTTCAGAACGCAAGCGTCCCGTGGATTTCAGGCTACGCGCAGGGAGTGGCGGCAGGACTCTACGCCCTAGCATACAACATGACTGGAAACGCGAGCTACCTCACCATCGCAAAGCTCTTTCTGAACTCCTTTGATCTTCCGCTCACTGAGAACGGGTTTGTAATCGAGACAAAGTACGGGATATGGTACCTCGAGTACAACTACTACCCAGACCAGCTCGTTCTGAACGGGGACATAATAACGCTCCAAGGCCTCTACTATTACTGGGAGGTAACGGGGGACGAGAAAGCCCACGAGCTTTTCGTCAAAGGCGTCGAAAGCGTCAAAAAGGCGCTTCCCGACTTCGACACCGGGAACTGGAGCAGGTACGCGAGCATATACAACTCATCGAGTGAGTTCTACCACAGGCTCCACATAAGGCTCCTCCTGTGGCTCTACGCAAAAACTGGTGACGAGACCTTCCTTGAGTATGCGGAGAAGTGGAACGGCTACCTTGCCGAGAGGGGACTAAAAAAAGAGGACATAGGAAAACTACTCCAGGAGATGAGGAATTCTCCTTAGCACCGGTACGGTTACCAGAAGGCTGATGAAGACGTCTATAAAAGTCTGAATTGCGTTGGGGAGGGTTATTGCAAACCAGAAGGGGACACCCGTCCAGTTCTCCACGGCAGATATCACCTGCTCCCGCGGAAGACTCAACCAGATTGGGAGCGCCACGTAGTAGTTGAGGGCCACCATTAGGGGTGCTCTGACAAGAATTCCAATGACGTACGCCACCACTCCAAACAGTGCGAGCTTCTTCTTGCTAGAGTAGTCAACTCCAACTGTCCTCACTGCAACCTCCAGGCCCACGAGAACTCCAAACGTCGCCAGGGTCTTCATCATGGCACCGAGCCAGCTCGCGGAGGACACAACGCTCAGACCGAGGAAGAGCATGGCAAGGGCCGTCAGTCCACCCCAGAAGCCGAGGATAAAGTACGCCACGACGATCGGGACTGCTACCAGGTCTATCTTCATGCCCCAAACCGTCGGCATCTCAACCGGCATTACATCCAAAGCCAGCGCTAAGGCCAGCATGAGTCCGATGATGGCAATTTCCCTTGAACTGATTTTCATCTCCACCACCGTTACAAGTTTGTAACCAATTTTTTAAATTTTTGCTCCATATCTGGAACAATCTCCTTATAAGGCGCCCGGGCAACCTAGTGGGGATGGACATCAGGGAGATAGCAGAACTGGTAAGGGAGATAAGGAGAAAACACGGCCTTCCTGAGAGCCCCTTCAGGATAGATGAAATTCGGTACGATGAAAAAAACGACAAGCTCTTCATAATTGCACACGACAGGACGGACAAGAGCGTCATTATCGGCAACAGTCTGGTAATAGGAAAGCTCAGGGAGAGGCTAGGAGTCAGACAGGTGACTGTCTATTCAAACCTCGACCTTGAAATAAAGCGCAGAAAACTGGAATTGGCAGAAAAGTCCGTAGAGGGGACGGTACTTGACTTCCTCCTCCCCATAATCGAGGCCGAGAAAAGGTTCCCACCGAGGGAATGGCCAGAAGTCGTGGGGAACATTGAAACACTCGTATTCCTCAGCTTCAACGCGAGGGCCATGCTCGGCTTCGCCGAGAGGCTCGGGCTTCCATACAGAGCCGTTGGGTTGAAGTACACATTTCCCAGAGTCAAATATGAGGAAATCGAAGGAGAGCCGAAGGATCTGTTCTTTCCCGACGGGGAAGAACTACTCAAAATTGCCAAAGAGAATGGAGAAGGGTTAATTCTGGCCGATTTCCCATTCGGGTTAAAGTGGGAGAGCGGAATAGCACTCCTGAACCCTTTCAGGTTCCTCCACATTGGCTTCTTCGAACTGAAGTACCTGTTCGGATTCGAGTGGCCCACCATAGTGGATAAAAACGCCCTCGTTGACTTCGTCGTCGGGCTGACATACGAGGGCCTCATGGAGTCAACGGATGGTGCAAACTTAATATGGCGTGCCTGGAGGCGGAGAAGATGATAATAGGCGTCGTTGGGAAGATAGCCGCCGGAAAGACGACAGTTGCGAAGTTCTTCGAGGAGAAAGGCTTCTGCAGGGTCTCGTGCAGCGACCCTCTGATAGACCTGCTCACCCACAATGTTTCCGACTACTCCTGGATTCCCGAACTGCCCGAAAAGGCCGAGCCAACACGCGATAAACTCATCGAGTTCGGAAAGTCCCTGAAGGACAAGTACGGCGGAGACATCCTCATCCGTCTGGCAGTTGACAAGAAGAGGCACTGCAAAAACATCGTTATTGACGGAGTTCGCTCAAGGGAAGAGGTCGAGGCGATCAAGGGGCTCGGTGGAAAGGTCATCTACGTGGAGGCAAGGCCGGAGATAAGGTACAAGAGGCTGATGAAAAGAAGGGCAGAGAAGGATAAGGTCATCCAGAGCTTTGAGGACTTCCTAAAAATGGACGGGGAGGAAGAGAAGCTGTACCACACGACGAAGCTCAAGGAGATAGCCGACTACGTTATAGCCAACGAAGGCACACTGGAGGAGCTGAGAGAGAAGGTAGAAAAAATAGCGGAAGAGCTCACTCCCTCCTGACCCAGAGCGCCAGGGAGAGCGAGGCTATTAGCACAAGGAGAACGGAGAGCCTGGGTGGGGAGGTAGAAGTTCTGCCGCTTTCCCCGGCCCCTCCGAGGGGAGAGACCTCCAGCGAGAGTGGAGTGTATTGAACCTGAACCGCGCGGTAGCTAACGGAAACGCTGGAGGAGTTCACCTCAAGGGGCCCGGCCTTCAGCTGACCTCCTCCCCGCCCTAAAGGGCGAGGCTTGTTAAAAAGAAAAAGTCAAAGACCGTTATGATGCTCCTGTTGTCCGCGGTGAGCTCGATAACTCCAGCTGAAGACACGAGAGCGTAGGTGACGTTGTCGGGGAGGGGCTTAACGTACGCCATTCCCCTTTCCGGGTCGAGGACTGCAACGGAAGCGTTCCTAACCAAGGGCCTGAGGCGGGGATTAGACGGGATCTCCGAACCGGGGGCCTCCACATAGGTGAGGTTGCCGAAGAAGACCCCGTAGACGGCTCCCGGGTTCTCCGGCGTGCCGGGAGCCGAGAAGGCGAAGCCCTTTCCAGCCAGGGGGTTCGTTGAGTTCAGGCACGAGATGACTTTTCCATCCCGAACTTTGAGTGTGACCATCCATTCAAACTTTCCGCCCTCCGAGTGGTGCACCACGTGAAGGACATCCACATCCCTGGCAGGATAAACGTAGGACGTGAAAGCCCTGGAAAGTCCCTCTCCGCCACCGCTTATTGAATCGGGGAGCCGGTAACGGCTAGCCTCCCGGACACTCCCGTCCTCACTAATCCTAACGACGGCCAGTCCCCCATTTTCCGTATTGAGCCCCAGGGCCATCCAGCCATCGCCCACGGCGGAAACAAAGCCCGGTGAGCTCTCAACGTTGAGAACATTGGCGGAGACAACGTCCCCGGAAGCGCTCATGTTGAAGAGGATGGGCCTCACAACCCGCCTGGGACCGAACCAGTCAAACGAGTATCCAAGCAATAGAAAACCGTTTTCCACAGGCAGGGCATCGAAGAACAGGCTTCTTTCAGCGTCCGGTGCGCTTACGTTGTAGGTTCTCGCCCAGACCGGCCTGCCCGACCCGTCGACTTTCAAAGCTAGAGGGACGATTTCCTTGTCAGAAACGAGCCCCCCCGATGAGGAGAAAACCGTCGC is part of the Thermococcus stetteri genome and encodes:
- a CDS encoding thiamine-phosphate synthase family protein, which gives rise to MKVPSVYIAEELMPYLRARVSKILYSKGFTQAQIATWLGTTQAMVSKYLSGGVKAPPREVGRLLDVLAEEIARLVEDGARKEEIILFTTRRLISLFRERDICEHYSRYARVSTELCSQFFATTPEKDVLSELGIALRELLALEGFGGLIPEVRSNFAYALPEAKTPSDVASVPGRITLVKGRPFALPPEFGASKFTAGLLLEVMKRRPAIRSVVNIRYGDDVEKALEKAGFKVVRVRTGGMEEADAVKALAAPFEKEVYDAVIDEGGEGVEPLVYIFGGTPFEVLRKVEKLIEVLRGDES
- the pyrB gene encoding aspartate carbamoyltransferase; protein product: MDWKGRDVISIRDFSKEDIEFVLKVAERLEEELNEKGSLDYARGKILATLFFEPSTRTRLSFESAMHRLGGSVIGFSSASSTSVKKGESLADTIKTVEQYSNVIVIRHPMEGAARLAAEVAEIPVINAGDGSNQHPTQTLLDLYTIKKAFGKIDGLTIGLLGDLKYGRTVHSLAEALAFYDVELYLISPELLRMPKHIVDELRERGVKVHETTDLEGAIPELDVLYVTRIQRERFPDEEEYLKVKGSYQVNIGVLKNAKETLKVMHPLPRVDEIHPEVDKTKHALYFRQVFSGVPVRMALLGLTLGVLEV
- the pyrI gene encoding aspartate carbamoyltransferase regulatory subunit; this encodes MPENLKIEVIPEGTVIDHIPAGKWLKVIEILGLTKPNGGTLLIASNVPSKKLGRKDIVKVEGRYLSEEEVNKIALIAPMATVNIVKDYKIIEKFNVEVPDEITGILKCPNPNCVSNHEYVTPRFHVESRDPLKLRCHYCERTIEGEDIMGSL
- a CDS encoding D-glucuronyl C5-epimerase family protein; its protein translation is MKKNALVLVIASLIIMLLVGGVLIVHTPNGKDPSSEDVRVYVMLLEENAAFEMADFSIKVGNALLTETNRPVLAYRGKPGEIKLDAHGATRNWNGIKFNVEGGIIINATEGGKDYLVTIEATHEPGVFVLKQVPELSGVIGKDVPETLFLEDYPVVEEVMREAGTLGELERNQELRDTYLRLWGETGNLNYLLAYRDLSYHMKTLALLKKLGKLDAVGVKTYVMDMIATDYYYSRFNRPGKKDMTLVFGNSSPYYGTIKATDGPIKSNLPFVYYPARGFNLYPVSAVHWAHSYLLMGRRDLTLEILDQLMPFVEYGEYNGETFAILPVYFHFQNASVPWISGYAQGVAAGLYALAYNMTGNASYLTIAKLFLNSFDLPLTENGFVIETKYGIWYLEYNYYPDQLVLNGDIITLQGLYYYWEVTGDEKAHELFVKGVESVKKALPDFDTGNWSRYASIYNSSSEFYHRLHIRLLLWLYAKTGDETFLEYAEKWNGYLAERGLKKEDIGKLLQEMRNSP
- a CDS encoding ECF transporter S component, which encodes MKISSREIAIIGLMLALALALDVMPVEMPTVWGMKIDLVAVPIVVAYFILGFWGGLTALAMLFLGLSVVSSASWLGAMMKTLATFGVLVGLEVAVRTVGVDYSSKKKLALFGVVAYVIGILVRAPLMVALNYYVALPIWLSLPREQVISAVENWTGVPFWFAITLPNAIQTFIDVFISLLVTVPVLRRIPHLLE
- a CDS encoding AAA family ATPase, which gives rise to MIIGVVGKIAAGKTTVAKFFEEKGFCRVSCSDPLIDLLTHNVSDYSWIPELPEKAEPTRDKLIEFGKSLKDKYGGDILIRLAVDKKRHCKNIVIDGVRSREEVEAIKGLGGKVIYVEARPEIRYKRLMKRRAEKDKVIQSFEDFLKMDGEEEKLYHTTKLKEIADYVIANEGTLEELREKVEKIAEELTPS